The nucleotide sequence AACTCTTATGATCACCAAACCCTACAAAGCCTCTATCCCTTTTCATGTCACTGATAAATTTTATAGTACTCAGTATTTGACGATTGCAAACAAACGCCAAGTTGATCCCTACGAAGAAGATAAACAACGAATAGACAACGAAACGAAAGAAATGGCTATTCTTTTTGCCGAATTTACTCCTGCCAATCCTTTCGCCGAAGGTTTTAAGGCTCCAGCGCATGGTCCTATTACCGGTCTATTTGGCTTAAAACGACGATACAATAATCAGCCGCGTCCACCTCACTCTGGTTTAGACATTGGAGCCCCAGAAAATACGCCTGTCCATACTATTGCCAAGGGAAAAGTAGTCGCTACCAACGATTATTTTTTTACAGGTAATACTGTTATTGTCGATCACGGTATGGGCGTCTTTTCTCTCTATGCGCATTTGAAGCGCATCGATGTCAAAAAGGGAGATATTTTGAACCAAGGACAACAAGTGGGCATCGTTGGTCAAACCGGCCGAGCAACTGGACCCCATTTACACTGGTCAATGGTAATGAATCAAACCTTAGTCGATCCCCTTCTTTTTGTGCCCGTACGTATCATAACGGCTGTACCCAAACCAGCCGAGGTAAAAACACCCATGAACCCAGCGAATTAATACTATGCTCGAACAACTTAATACCAGCCTGACTTTGATTATTAGTCAGACACAACAAAATCTGAAGATCCTGGCTATTATCCTCTTTCTGCCTTGGTCCATTTACTTTATAAATTTCTTCCTGGGCAAGCGTTTACTTTATTTGGGCATCATTCCCAGGCACATGATTGGTCTACCCGGTATAGTATTTTCACCGCTACTGCACCTTAACTTTAATCATCTTTTTTTCAATTCAATTCCACTTTTAGTATTAAGCAATTTTGTTTTGATTAATGGCTTGACTTATTTTTTATGGGTTACCCTGGTTATTGCCATTATTAGTGGTTTTTTAACCTGGTGCTTTGCAAAACCCGGAATACATGTTGGTGCCAGTGGTTTGATTACCGGTTATTGGGGATTACTGGTCACCGACATTTTGCAGCAAGGAACTCTTACTGCGATCATTCTCGGTGTAATCAGTTTGTATTATTTCGCTGGGATTTTTCTAGGTGTATTTCCCGGGAAAAAAGGCGTCTCCTGGGAAGGCCATTTATTCGGTTTATTAGCAGGTTTAATAACCAGCTATCTACCTCATTCTTTCCTTAGCGCTTGAAACTCAAAGAAGGATCAAAAACAAGCCTTAGTTCCTGCATGCAGGTATACTATTAATCCTACAAATCACAAGTTATAAGAGTCGCTGCTTTGGAGCTTTTATAGTATACTCTTGCCCCTTAAAACATACTGGCAGCTTGTAAACCTTATGGCGACAACAATACTTAATTATCCCAAAATTGACACAAAACAAACCTGGGGACAGTTATACGGCTGCAGTCTACCCCTAGCGGTTGCTGAGTATTGTCATCAAAAAACGGGCGTCAAGCTGATAATTGCACCTGATAATTTAACAGCCGCCCAGCTACTTACCGAGTTACGATTTTTTCTTACTGATTTAACCACGCAGGAATTACTATTTTTTCCCGATTGGGAAACCCTGCCTTATGATCAATTTTCCCCACATCAGGACATTATTTCTGAACGTTTATCGACTCTCAGTCGTTTACATCAAACCACCAATGCAATCGTCATTAGTTCTGCCAGTACGTTGATGCATCGTCTTTGCCCACCCCAATTTTTACATCACCATGCCCTTCTCTTAAAGGAAGGGCAGACCCTGAATTTAGAACAATTCCGACATCAGTTACAACAAGCCGGCTACCACTGCGTCAATAAAGTATTAGAACATGGTGAGTTTGCCATTCGTGGCGCCATTATTGATATCTTTCCTATGGGAAGTAACATCCCTTTTCGAATAGGATTATTCGATAATGTCATTGATAGTCTGCGGCAATTTGATACTGAATCACAACGAACTGTAGCTAAAATTACCGATATCCATGTTTTGCCAGCACGTGAGTTTCCTTTAAACGAAAAAAGCATAACCCTATTCCGCCGTGCGTTTAGGGAGCAATTTCCTGGAAATCCAAGTCAGTGTCCAGTCTACGAAGCGGTAAGTGATGGACAATACCCTTCCGGTATTGAGTATTACTTACCTTTGTTTTTCGATAAAACAGCTACCTTTTTCGATTATCTTCCAACCGATACCAGCGTTTTTTTGATTGAAGAAATACAGCAACAGGCAGAGCAATTCTGGCACGAACTAACAACCCGTTATGAACAACGAAGCTACGATATTTCCCGTCCCATTTTAAAA is from Legionella donaldsonii and encodes:
- a CDS encoding peptidoglycan DD-metalloendopeptidase family protein; the protein is MKNFSQRFTIGLMFVFFLINTTYAALPYQLPENHSVNGGLTIIPIDIKQKPEAYYDNKKIAVMPSTQSNQWLLIVGIPLDKEEAIQTLMITKPYKASIPFHVTDKFYSTQYLTIANKRQVDPYEEDKQRIDNETKEMAILFAEFTPANPFAEGFKAPAHGPITGLFGLKRRYNNQPRPPHSGLDIGAPENTPVHTIAKGKVVATNDYFFTGNTVIVDHGMGVFSLYAHLKRIDVKKGDILNQGQQVGIVGQTGRATGPHLHWSMVMNQTLVDPLLFVPVRIITAVPKPAEVKTPMNPAN
- a CDS encoding rhomboid family intramembrane serine protease; protein product: MLEQLNTSLTLIISQTQQNLKILAIILFLPWSIYFINFFLGKRLLYLGIIPRHMIGLPGIVFSPLLHLNFNHLFFNSIPLLVLSNFVLINGLTYFLWVTLVIAIISGFLTWCFAKPGIHVGASGLITGYWGLLVTDILQQGTLTAIILGVISLYYFAGIFLGVFPGKKGVSWEGHLFGLLAGLITSYLPHSFLSA